The following coding sequences lie in one Longimicrobium sp. genomic window:
- a CDS encoding L,D-transpeptidase: protein MRASTLAAALALAAAPAVPARAQDAAPAPAPGLRLEINIPENRLRVFEGDSLLETYRVSVGMPGHDTPDGEFAIDHAEWNPWWRPPPRDWAKDDRVTPPGPHNPMGRVKLFFAPLYYIHGTPDAENIGRPASHGCVRMLNRDVVALAKLLHARHGGSLSEAEIARVLARPSEARASRLAAPVPLSIRYQPIVVEGGELKIFPDVYDRRRVHGEGVRQALLQAGYDGSSIGREEVRRVLERARAGKGVLSVPLAEAFAGLRRAPGAAAEALGTQAARPASLP, encoded by the coding sequence GTGAGAGCGAGCACCCTTGCCGCGGCCCTCGCCCTGGCGGCGGCCCCGGCCGTCCCGGCGCGGGCGCAGGACGCGGCGCCGGCCCCGGCGCCCGGGCTGCGCCTGGAGATCAACATCCCGGAGAACCGCCTGCGGGTGTTCGAGGGCGACAGCCTCCTGGAGACCTACCGGGTCTCGGTGGGGATGCCGGGGCACGACACGCCCGACGGCGAGTTCGCCATCGACCACGCGGAGTGGAACCCCTGGTGGCGGCCGCCCCCGCGCGACTGGGCGAAGGACGACAGGGTGACGCCGCCGGGGCCGCACAACCCGATGGGGCGGGTGAAGCTCTTCTTCGCGCCGCTCTACTACATCCACGGCACCCCCGACGCCGAGAACATCGGGCGGCCGGCCTCGCACGGGTGCGTGCGGATGCTCAACCGCGACGTGGTGGCGCTGGCGAAGCTCCTCCACGCGCGCCACGGCGGCTCGCTCTCCGAGGCGGAGATCGCGCGGGTGCTGGCGCGCCCCTCCGAGGCGCGCGCCTCGCGCCTGGCGGCGCCGGTTCCGCTCTCCATCCGCTACCAGCCGATCGTGGTGGAGGGCGGCGAGCTGAAGATCTTCCCCGACGTGTACGACCGGCGCCGGGTGCACGGCGAGGGGGTGCGGCAGGCGCTCCTCCAGGCGGGGTACGACGGGTCGTCGATCGGCCGCGAGGAGGTCCGCCGGGTGCTGGAGCGCGCCCGGGCCGGGAAGGGCGTGCTGAGCGTCCCCCTGGCGGAGGCGTTCGCCGGGCTGCGGCGCGCGCCCGGCGCGGCCGCGGAGGCGCTGGGGACGCAGGCCGCCCGCCCCGCCTCCCTCCCCTGA